The Apium graveolens cultivar Ventura chromosome 3, ASM990537v1, whole genome shotgun sequence sequence tgtgctttatatggtattacccacatgagtagtatacaactactaagatgtgtgatggtccattgtgttgttgtgtgcttcacgcgcacacacacacacgcgcgccccgccccgccccgcactgcaccggaccggaccggaccgggtcgaagggcgatttgggcgaatgtctcggcgtctcgcgtacgcgaggcgacctgggcgaggattttatttatttgagaattattttaattcgaatttatttatcggtgattggattattaggctgggttctgaaataggctaagtagtctaaatatattgaacctgcaaataatctgatctgtaacaagttctgatataagaatcagaacttaagaactgatgaataaaatcagaacttaataagttctgatatcagaatcagaacttaagtactgatgagtcgaatcagaacttaagtactgatgagtcaaatcagaatttaacttaagttctgataataatgtgggtgttaatgtgaaaagctgttacaaataatttaaattcaaaagctgttcagttttgattttttcatttatgaattcaaaatctgatcagttttgattttttcattaatggagcagtttaattcagacattaagtgtgtggacagtttcatttttcctctcctataaatagaggctaaactgaatgaatacaacacactacattcttatctcttctcttcaacctctctgcatttctctcccataagtcctgaagtgctgatattttccggtgactgaggtgctggtcgaagtggaggttttgttgctgctgttaacataaactccgagctgttttatcctggtggagatattgcgcacatcccaaacgcagcaggtagggggcaataatctcttcaagagcagccaggacttcgagcaaggcctggtgactcagctgtgattattttcttggcattttgtatctgtaaacctttttttttttcagtcactgttgaaagctatggtttcgggtacatctctctttctctcttcgttatttcagttactgattttgtttacctgcatgttttgttttgttaactgtggtcttggcctaaacttgttaaattctttatacacttgcctctatgttgctatacttgttagtgagtttcTCAACAGAATCAGTACTGGCAAATGTACTCGAGAACTCTCTGTCACAGACACTATCCAAGTACTACCCTTTTGCTGGAAGGCTAAGTTCATCGGGATCTTATGTCGACTGCAATGACGAAGGTGTTTATTTTTCTGAGGCACGGATTGGATGCAAGTTATATGATGTGGTGAAACGAGCTCCGGTTAAGGAAGACGAAGAAGGTTTAGGTCATCTCTTTCCACCTCACGGTATTTGGGATAAATTATCCGATGATGGTCATTCGAGTCTCATGCTTGTTCAACTAAACCGTTTCACTTGCGGCGGAATAGCAATAGCAGTGAGCCTTTCGCACCGCATTGGAGATGCTCTCACTTTGTTCTCATTCCTAATTTATTGGGCAGCTTTGTCACACCACTTCCCGGATCACCAAAAAGTATTACATCTTCGTCCCTATTTCGTGCCTGAGCTGCTGCTTCAGTCAGATGATGATCTGAATGCCTTTACTGCAAATGCTCCGCTCCCTAAAAAGCATTGGATAACCAAGGAGATGATGTTTCACAACTCAAGTATAGAAAAATTGAAGGCACACATGGAAATCGAAGACAAACTGCGGGGTGTAGGAGAAATAAATTACACAAGAAATGAGGTTGTGAGTGCGCTCATTTACAGGTgtgcagcagcagcagcagcagcagcatcAGCAGCGGCAGCTACAACGAATCCCGGGGTGTATGCTAAGTCTGTATTGTGCCAGGTAGTGAACATGCGACCTATGATTGATCCGCCTCTGCCACCGACAAGTCTAGGAAATTTTATTAATTACAGTTTCATTCCAACAAGCACCGAGAATGAGACAGACTTAAATTTCCTGGCAGAGCAAATAAGAAAAGGGAAGATGCAGCTTAGAGGAAGTAAAGGTATGGATTTAACTACGACGTTAGCATCTTTTGAGGAGTGCGCGAGAGGTAACAAAAGACTTTATGGTATCAGCAGCCTCTGTAATCTACCGATGTATGAAATGGATTTTGGATGGGGAAAGCCGGTTAAAGCCACAATCGTGGACACGCCCTTGCCTAATTACATTACAATGATGGATACCGCAAACAGGGATGGGATTAAGGCTATTGTTGGTCTGGAAGAGCAAGAGATGACATATTTTCAAGCTAACAAAGAGCTGCTTATTTACGCTTCTTTCTAGTGCATCAGTTCTTTATGCCTCTACATGAATCCTAAAGTTTGTCTTCTTTTCAAGTACATCAGTGCTTTGCTTGAACTGTAAAGATCATGTTCGTATCAATTTAAGTTTGATTATTTGTGTTAAGTGCACATAACTCCAAACAATGCAATCTTTCTTTACACTGGAGATCAAGTTTGCAATTATCTAGTTTGGTTTGACAAGAAACAGGTGGAGAAATAAGCTAATCTACTCCAAGTAGTTGAGCAACAAATAGTTATTGTCTACTCATGACACCACAAGGCCTTAATTTAAACAAGAATCTTTTTCTGAGATGTCATCCTACAATAAAATAATTGTAAGTTTTAGTAGTTCGAGTATTTTTcgttagaataatataagattcTGGAAAGGACCATTATCTAAAACATTGAGATTTTAGAGTAACTGCTTCcttgacatggtatcagagcgagctcaGGTAGGCAGAGGACAAATTTATGCCCCAAAGATGGACACCCGTGATCCACtattcgacccataaatgggttTTCGAGTGAGGGGGGAgtgttaaaataatataagatcctggaaaGGGTCATTCTCTAACCCCTTGAGGTTTTAGAGTAACTGGTTCcttgacatggtatcagagctcaggtAGGTAGAGGACAAATTTATGCCCCAAAGATGGATGTCCGTGATCCACTATTCaacccataaatgggctttcgagtgagggggagtgttagaataatataagatcctggaaaGGGTCATTCTCTAACACCTTGAGGTTTTAGAGTAACTGGTTCCTCGACATTTATGTCATATACAATAGTTGCATTTCTCAAGTTATAGAACTACATACATTAGTGTTCAGCATAGAGTAAGGCGTTGCAAGAACCAGGAAGCATGGCTACTGTCATCTCAAGATCAATTACCTGCATTAAACCAGCTTCTCCAACTCCAGAAAGCTTCAAACGATACAATCTTCCTTTACATGATCGCCTGATGCCAACTATGTTCATTCCAGCTATATTTTTCTATCCCAGCATTAACAACTCTGCAGATCGTAAATCAACCATTTCAGATCTACTTAAGAACTCTCTATCCGAGACACTGTCCAGGTACTACCTATTTGCTGGAAGGCTAAGGTCCTCCGGATCTTATGTTGACTGTAACGACGAAGGTGTTCAATTTGTTGAGGCACAGATTGGAAGCAAGTTATCCTGTTTTCTCGAAAGAGCTCCTGCCAAGGAGGACGAAGAAGGTCTAGGTAATCTCTTTCCTCCTCGCTCAATCTGGGATACATTATCTGATGATAAGGATTCTAGTCTAATGCGGATTCAACTAAACAATTTTACTTGTGGAGGAATAGCTTTAGCAGTGAGCCTTTCACACCATATGGGTGATGCTCTTACTTTATTCTCGTTCATAACTTACTGGGCAAGTTTGTCACGCCATTCCTGTGATCACCAGAAATTAGTACATATTTGTCCGCATTTTGTGTATGACCTGCTACCCCAGTCACATGTCGATGACTTTGTTACAGCCAATGTTTCGTTTCCTAAAAAGCACTGGATCACTAAGGAGATGGTGTTTCACAACTCAAGCATAGAAAAATTGAAGGCGAACGTTGAATTTGAAGACAAACTACAGGGTGAAGTTGAACAAAATTACACAAGAAACGAGCTTTTGACTGCACTCCTTTATAGGTGTGCAGTGGCTGCAGCAGCTAAATCAAATTCCGGGGTATATAAAAAGTCTTTTTTGTGCCAGGCAGTAAACATGCGTCCTATGCTTGATCCACCGCTACCACTGACAAGTCTTGGTAATTTCATTTCTTTTAATCCCGTTCCAACAAGCACGGAGAATGAGACAGAGTTGAATTTGTTGGTGAAGCGATTAAGAAAAGGGAAGATGCAGCTTAGAGGAAGTAAAGGTATGGATGAGCATATAGCTGGACCAATTCTGGAGAAGTACGTAAAGAGTAACCACGTGTACTATGGTTTTACCAGCTTCTGCAATTTCCCGGTATATGAAATGGATTTTGGATGGGGAAGGCCTGTTAGAGCCACAGTTGTAGACATGCCGGTGGTGAATAGCATCATTATGATGGACACTCTGAGCGGAGATGGTATCAAGGCCATCGTAGGTTTGGAAGAGAAAGAGATGGAAATTTTTGAAACTGACAAAGAGCTGCTTACCTACGGTTCGTTTTAAATTGATACAAGCAAAATTTAATGAGAGCATTCAGATACCTGATACATGGATGATATGTTATGTCAATTGTTGATATGTTTAGTGCCAACAAGCTTGAAATTTGTCTTGCACTTGAGTACTGTGTCTGTGTGTGTTTTTATTCAGGAAAGATCTTATTTTCTCGCATCATTTGTAAGTTTAAGCATTCAACTATTGGATTCTTACTCTCTCTTGTCTTTTCCATATTGTTTTGCATGATTTAGAATATGTTAAATTATATGATTATTCAATGATTTCGCCCTTTATGAGAtaaatgaaacctatgaatgaAGGTATATTGTTGGACTAGTTTTACTTCCTGCAACAGTCTCCTGGTCTGGTTTTAAGGTCTGTCAAGAATTCATGGGTTGTTCCACTTCCAATCTTTATGCGCCATGCTCAAGTCAAGTCATTTTCGCGGAAACTTAACATTAAACAACTCTCACTTGGTACTACTTGGTAGTGACTGTTACATAATTTTACAAGAACTTGAGTTAGCTGAGATGGTGTGTAAATGATAGAGCTACTAAATATTGAAAAAACCCTCTTCATATGAAATGCAACCTAACTGTCTTAAGTTTCTTCCTACAGTATATATTATATGACAGAAGATACTTATATATACTGAAGACAAACTTCTTGTGAATT is a genomic window containing:
- the LOC141713715 gene encoding acyltransferase-like, whose product is MATVISRSITCIKPASPTPESFKRYNLPLHDRLMPTMFIPAIFFYPSINNSADRKSTISDLLKNSLSETLSRYYLFAGRLRSSGSYVDCNDEGVQFVEAQIGSKLSCFLERAPAKEDEEGLGNLFPPRSIWDTLSDDKDSSLMRIQLNNFTCGGIALAVSLSHHMGDALTLFSFITYWASLSRHSCDHQKLVHICPHFVYDLLPQSHVDDFVTANVSFPKKHWITKEMVFHNSSIEKLKANVEFEDKLQGEVEQNYTRNELLTALLYRCAVAAAAKSNSGVYKKSFLCQAVNMRPMLDPPLPLTSLGNFISFNPVPTSTENETELNLLVKRLRKGKMQLRGSKGMDEHIAGPILEKYVKSNHVYYGFTSFCNFPVYEMDFGWGRPVRATVVDMPVVNSIIMMDTLSGDGIKAIVGLEEKEMEIFETDKELLTYGSF
- the LOC141713716 gene encoding acyltransferase-like, with product MLLYLLVSFSTESVLANVLENSLSQTLSKYYPFAGRLSSSGSYVDCNDEGVYFSEARIGCKLYDVVKRAPVKEDEEGLGHLFPPHGIWDKLSDDGHSSLMLVQLNRFTCGGIAIAVSLSHRIGDALTLFSFLIYWAALSHHFPDHQKVLHLRPYFVPELLLQSDDDLNAFTANAPLPKKHWITKEMMFHNSSIEKLKAHMEIEDKLRGVGEINYTRNEVVSALIYRCAAAAAAAASAAAATTNPGVYAKSVLCQVVNMRPMIDPPLPPTSLGNFINYSFIPTSTENETDLNFLAEQIRKGKMQLRGSKGMDLTTTLASFEECARGNKRLYGISSLCNLPMYEMDFGWGKPVKATIVDTPLPNYITMMDTANRDGIKAIVGLEEQEMTYFQANKELLIYASF